The genomic DNA GAAATATAATTTTAGCAATCTGTGTAACCGGAGCTTGTATTACTACAGCAATTGGACTTATTGCTACTGTTGCAGATTATTTTAGCAATCTTACAAGAATTTCTTATCAACTATTAGCTATTGTAACTACAATAATTAGTATTATTTTTGCAATGTTTGGAGTAGATATTATTGTAAAAATTTCTGTACCAGTATTAGTATTTTTATATCCTATTGCTATTGCACTTATTTTCTTAAATCTTCTAAAAAATACTATTAAAAATGATAATATTTTTGTAGGTACAGTTATTGGAACAGGACTTGTTAGTGCTTATGAAGCTCTACAAGTTATGGGGATTAATATTGAAACTTTAGGAAATATATATAAAGTTCTTCCATTACAAGGACTTGGATTAGCATGGATTGTTCCTGCTATTGTAGGTGGAATTATATTTAAATTTATACCAAAGCATAACTAAAAAAGAAGCCTTGAGCTTCTTTTTTTATTTTTCTGATATCTTCTTTTGATATTTTTTAGATATATTCATAAGATTTTCAATAAATTCAACATAATATTTACTATACTTATCATTTTCTAAAAGTTTAGTATTCTTTTCTATAACCTCTTTTTCTCGTGAACTATCAAATATATCCATATTATTTTCTATCTTATACTCTATAACATCTTCTACAGCTTTCATTCTTTGTTCAAATAATTTAGCCATCTCTTTATCAATTTTATTTATTTCTATTCTTGCATTTTCAAGTTTATTCATAATTCCTCCTTTATTTAGATTATAGCACTTTTAAATATTTAAAAAAAGTTGTAAAATATAGAATATTAAATATAAAGGAGAGATATATGGATATTAAAATTTATCCTTCAAAACCTTCTGGAACTATAAAAGTTCCACCTTCTAAAAGTATGGCACATAGAGCAATTATTTGTGCATCTCTTGCTAATGGAACAAGCACTATAAAAAATATTGGTTATTCTCAAGATATATTAACAACAATCGATGGAATGAGAAAATTAGGTGCTACAATAATCGAAGATAATTCAACATTACATATAACTGGTATAAAAGATTTTAATTCTCTTAATGATAGTATTATTCAATGTAATGAGTCTGGATCTACACTAAGATTTTTTATTCCTATCTTTTCACTTACAGGAAAAAGTATAAGATTTAAAGGAAAAAATAGACTTTTAAAACGTCCACAAGAGATATACGAAAATATCTTTAAAGAACATAATTTAAAATATGTACAAACTGATGATTATATAGAAATTATGGGCAAAATAAAAAGTGGAAATTATAATATCCCTGGTAATATAAGTTCGCAATTTATAAGTGGCCTTTTATTTTCACTACCTCTTTTAGAAGGTAATTCTACCATAAATATCATTCCACCATTTGAATCAAAATCTTATGTTGATTTAACAATTGATATGCTAAGTAAGTTTGGTATCAAGGTATATTTTAAAGATGAAAATAAAATTATTATTCTAGGAAATCAAAAATATAGTCCTTCTAATTATGAAGTAGAAGGAGATTTCTCTCAGTTAGGTTTTTTTGCAGTTTTAGGAGCTATTAATAATACTATATCTTGCACTGGATTAAATACTAATTCTAAACAAGGGGATAAAGAAATTATTGATATTTTAAAAACTACTAATATTAAAATTGATACATTAGAAAATGGATACACTTTTTATCCTTCTATACCTAAAGGACTTCCTATTAATTTAGAAAACTGTCCTGATCTTGGTCCTATACTAATGGTATTGGGTATGTTTTCATCTGGTAAAATGCATATTTTTAATGCTAAAAGACTGCGTTATAAGGAAAGCGATAGAATAGAAGCTATGGAAACTGAACTTAAAAAGCTAGGTGTTGATATTATTTCTGATGAAGATAATATTTTTATAAATGGAAGAAAAGAACCTACAGAATATAATTTA from Fusobacterium hominis includes the following:
- a CDS encoding chorismate mutase, with the protein product MNKLENARIEINKIDKEMAKLFEQRMKAVEDVIEYKIENNMDIFDSSREKEVIEKNTKLLENDKYSKYYVEFIENLMNISKKYQKKISEK
- the aroA gene encoding 3-phosphoshikimate 1-carboxyvinyltransferase produces the protein MDIKIYPSKPSGTIKVPPSKSMAHRAIICASLANGTSTIKNIGYSQDILTTIDGMRKLGATIIEDNSTLHITGIKDFNSLNDSIIQCNESGSTLRFFIPIFSLTGKSIRFKGKNRLLKRPQEIYENIFKEHNLKYVQTDDYIEIMGKIKSGNYNIPGNISSQFISGLLFSLPLLEGNSTINIIPPFESKSYVDLTIDMLSKFGIKVYFKDENKIIILGNQKYSPSNYEVEGDFSQLGFFAVLGAINNTISCTGLNTNSKQGDKEIIDILKTTNIKIDTLENGYTFYPSIPKGLPINLENCPDLGPILMVLGMFSSGKMHIFNAKRLRYKESDRIEAMETELKKLGVDIISDEDNIFINGRKEPTEYNLYSHLDHRIVMSLAVAATKLSKPIIIKDAHVIDKSYPNFFDDLKKLGIHIEIINNNH